The Chryseobacterium geocarposphaerae genome window below encodes:
- a CDS encoding response regulator transcription factor has product MEPVKHILNDIWDKYPEVLSNQHVVETIPEIERIIAELFTLGPFYYYTLHVENSTLSNFSESILPMHSLNKYPQHLKDIIDLIHPDDLAFVMEAEAWTLEMYKEIGFEHQMSLKSGYCFRMKTKENTYELFHHQAIHTLKDKNGKLLQTINIHTNIQHLSHENNYVVTVSGIGTRHDFYQKTLRPEWFALNITDRLTKRELEVFVLLIKGYSDKEIAETIVISYHTVRTHHKNILKKTKSKNSKELIKKGLIQGFL; this is encoded by the coding sequence ATGGAGCCTGTAAAACATATCCTGAACGATATTTGGGATAAGTATCCGGAAGTTTTATCTAATCAGCATGTGGTAGAAACTATTCCTGAAATAGAGCGAATTATTGCCGAACTATTTACTTTAGGGCCGTTTTACTACTATACCTTGCATGTAGAAAATAGTACCCTGAGCAATTTCAGCGAGAGTATTTTACCTATGCACAGCCTGAATAAATATCCTCAACATTTAAAAGATATTATAGATCTGATCCATCCTGATGATCTTGCTTTTGTAATGGAAGCCGAAGCCTGGACCCTGGAAATGTATAAGGAAATCGGTTTTGAGCATCAAATGAGTTTAAAATCCGGGTATTGCTTCCGGATGAAAACAAAAGAAAACACCTACGAACTATTTCATCACCAAGCGATTCATACCTTAAAAGACAAAAATGGAAAACTATTGCAGACCATAAACATTCATACGAACATTCAGCATCTTTCCCATGAAAATAATTATGTTGTAACCGTTTCCGGCATTGGAACAAGACACGATTTTTATCAGAAAACCTTACGTCCTGAATGGTTTGCTTTAAATATAACCGACCGGCTTACCAAAAGAGAACTGGAAGTGTTTGTTTTATTAATAAAAGGGTACAGCGATAAAGAAATAGCGGAAACCATAGTAATTTCTTATCATACGGTTCGTACCCATCACAAAAATATTCTCAAAAAGACCAAAAGCAAAAACAGCAAAGAACTTATTAAAAAAGGCCTAATTCAAGGCTTTCTGTAA
- a CDS encoding four helix bundle protein: protein MNSYKEDNLIQLKTFDFALRIIQFYTQCKAQNEFILSKQILRCGTSIGANIEEAIAAQSKKDFISKLSIANKEARETRYWLRLYQSSNLVQIEIDSYLIEIESIINILTKIIKTSSKNL, encoded by the coding sequence ATGAATAGCTACAAAGAAGATAATTTGATTCAATTAAAAACATTCGATTTTGCATTAAGAATTATTCAGTTTTATACTCAATGTAAAGCCCAGAATGAATTTATTTTATCTAAACAAATTCTTCGATGTGGAACTTCAATTGGAGCAAATATTGAAGAAGCAATAGCAGCCCAATCAAAAAAGGATTTTATTTCAAAGCTTTCAATTGCAAACAAAGAAGCAAGAGAGACTAGATATTGGTTAAGACTTTACCAATCTTCAAATTTGGTTCAAATCGAAATTGATTCTTATTTAATAGAGATTGAAAGCATCATCAATATTCTGACTAAAATCATTAAAACTTCATCTAAAAATTTATAA
- a CDS encoding MarR family winged helix-turn-helix transcriptional regulator, which yields MDNKDKIENVDLILKQTWLAVSKMYTELAQEHDSTAVQALTLLKIDPKEGTRSTNLGPKMAIEPTSLTRIIKLLEDNGYIYKEKTTTDKREVIIKLTDKGLNSRNISKEVVVNFNKRVMEKISPEKMETFKEVMCEIMKIATDLNNRK from the coding sequence ATGGATAATAAGGATAAAATAGAAAATGTAGACTTAATTTTAAAACAGACCTGGTTAGCTGTTTCTAAAATGTACACAGAATTGGCCCAAGAGCATGATTCTACGGCTGTACAAGCCCTTACTCTTCTTAAAATAGATCCTAAAGAAGGAACAAGAAGTACGAATCTGGGTCCTAAAATGGCTATTGAACCAACTTCTCTTACAAGAATTATCAAACTTTTGGAAGACAACGGATATATCTATAAGGAAAAAACAACTACTGATAAGCGTGAAGTTATTATTAAACTTACAGATAAAGGTCTTAATTCCAGAAATATATCTAAAGAGGTTGTTGTAAACTTTAATAAAAGAGTGATGGAAAAGATTTCGCCGGAAAAAATGGAAACATTTAAAGAAGTAATGTGTGAAATCATGAAAATAGCCACGGACTTAAACAACAGGAAATAA
- a CDS encoding DUF2490 domain-containing protein has protein sequence MKLFLSLSLFLSLTFIKAQEHISGFGALTLTYKFHPKFFLYAEGQVRSINEFTYPDYYEIKGGVGYNLTKNHKPFIGLGRYATYTDHAINKEEFRVWLQDVIDIKKGIVKFENRFRAEKSWFYEPQTDKSSQRMRYRYRLNVSVPLNAKEVKKGTVFANAYDEVFFVTPMKPTFARNRVYGGFGYQIDNNLGVAAGYLWQREFEAKGNKNLHFLYLALNINIDGTNHPVKTFDYPGAD, from the coding sequence ATGAAACTTTTTCTAAGTCTTAGTTTATTTTTAAGTCTTACTTTTATTAAAGCCCAGGAACACATTTCCGGATTTGGTGCACTGACATTAACCTACAAGTTTCATCCGAAATTTTTTCTTTATGCAGAAGGTCAGGTGAGAAGTATTAATGAATTCACTTACCCTGATTATTACGAAATAAAAGGAGGAGTAGGATATAATCTTACTAAAAATCACAAGCCTTTCATTGGTTTAGGAAGATATGCAACATACACTGATCATGCGATCAACAAAGAAGAATTCAGAGTTTGGCTACAGGACGTTATTGACATTAAAAAAGGAATTGTAAAATTTGAAAACCGATTTCGTGCAGAGAAAAGCTGGTTTTATGAACCCCAGACTGATAAAAGCTCACAAAGAATGCGTTACCGTTACCGTTTGAATGTGAGTGTCCCTTTAAATGCTAAAGAGGTGAAAAAAGGAACTGTATTTGCCAATGCATATGATGAAGTATTCTTTGTAACACCTATGAAACCTACATTTGCAAGAAACAGGGTTTACGGAGGATTTGGTTACCAGATCGACAATAATTTGGGAGTCGCAGCAGGATACCTTTGGCAACGTGAATTTGAAGCAAAAGGAAATAAGAACTTACATTTTCTTTACCTTGCTTTAAATATCAATATAGACGGCACCAATCACCCTGTAAAAACGTTTGATTATCCCGGAGCAGACTAA
- a CDS encoding TonB-dependent receptor plug domain-containing protein: MIKKIGSLFLIGSVFFVKAQEKTSDIETIEIQGKFISTPYKSANQNITVITKEEITNSPAKSIDEVLQQVAGMDIRRRGANGVQSDVSFRGSSFEQVLLLINGIRMNDSQTGHNSLNIPVDLADVERIEVIKGPAARRFGQNAYAGAINIITKINPGKKVKINAEAGDFETYGLGLSAHSGGEKFSNSLNMSSNSSQGYMHNTDYDIRNIFYQSQLKIKDGDIRLQAGFSEKKFGANGFYSSAAATEQYEELQASIISLAHRQSFGKFKLNSNVYWRRGQDMYLFNRQKPEIYRNMHIGNNVGGEVNSSYDWGLGTTGIGVELRKEFLASNNLGNRERFVSQVFFEHYFSFFDKKLNISPGISWANYSNAGNFFYPGLDVGYNFNSNNKIYGNISKVHRVPTFTDLYYVSKTEHGNPDLKPENALYAEIGYQYQTRDILAKVSGFLRNSSNSIDWTKISLNDLIWNAQNVGDMEIKGIEVEVNHQLLKWLKYSAGYTYLDNDFKQPKDLVSRYTLDNLKHQFIGKLETKFLKNFTNELVYRYNERLNNRSYNLLDEKISFAKKDFSVYVLINNITNTEYTETFGVKMPKRWFHLGFTYNINIK, encoded by the coding sequence ATGATTAAGAAAATAGGCAGTCTTTTCCTTATTGGATCTGTGTTTTTTGTAAAAGCTCAGGAAAAAACTTCTGATATTGAAACGATTGAAATTCAGGGGAAATTCATTTCTACACCTTATAAATCAGCCAATCAGAATATTACTGTCATTACGAAAGAAGAAATTACAAATTCACCCGCAAAAAGCATTGATGAAGTCCTGCAGCAGGTTGCCGGAATGGATATCAGAAGGAGAGGAGCGAATGGAGTGCAGAGTGATGTTTCTTTTAGAGGAAGCTCTTTTGAACAGGTGCTTCTTCTTATCAACGGGATCCGGATGAATGATTCTCAAACCGGTCACAATTCCCTGAATATTCCGGTGGATTTGGCAGATGTAGAAAGAATTGAAGTGATCAAGGGACCTGCAGCGAGAAGATTCGGACAGAATGCCTATGCAGGAGCTATTAATATTATTACAAAAATCAATCCCGGCAAAAAAGTAAAGATTAATGCCGAGGCAGGAGATTTTGAAACGTATGGATTAGGACTTAGTGCCCATTCAGGAGGGGAAAAGTTCTCAAATTCATTAAATATGAGTTCAAATTCTTCTCAGGGATATATGCATAATACAGATTATGATATCAGGAATATTTTTTATCAGAGTCAATTAAAAATAAAGGACGGAGATATAAGATTACAGGCAGGTTTTTCAGAGAAAAAATTTGGAGCTAATGGGTTTTACTCCTCCGCAGCTGCGACAGAACAGTATGAAGAACTTCAGGCTTCTATTATCAGCTTAGCCCACAGACAGAGCTTTGGGAAGTTTAAACTGAATTCTAATGTATATTGGAGAAGAGGGCAGGATATGTATCTATTTAACCGTCAGAAACCTGAAATCTATAGAAATATGCACATTGGTAATAATGTAGGTGGGGAAGTAAATTCCAGCTACGATTGGGGATTGGGAACAACCGGTATAGGAGTGGAATTAAGAAAAGAATTTTTGGCAAGCAATAATCTGGGAAACAGAGAACGATTTGTATCTCAGGTTTTCTTTGAGCATTATTTCTCATTCTTCGATAAAAAACTGAATATTTCCCCCGGAATTTCATGGGCCAATTATTCTAATGCCGGCAACTTTTTTTATCCAGGTTTAGACGTAGGATATAACTTCAACAGCAATAACAAAATCTACGGAAACATTTCAAAAGTTCATAGAGTTCCGACCTTTACCGATCTGTATTATGTGAGTAAAACAGAGCATGGAAATCCTGATCTGAAACCCGAAAATGCCTTGTATGCAGAAATAGGATATCAGTATCAGACAAGAGATATTTTAGCCAAAGTAAGTGGATTTCTAAGGAATTCCAGCAATTCAATTGACTGGACAAAAATCTCTTTAAATGACCTTATTTGGAATGCTCAGAATGTGGGAGATATGGAAATAAAAGGAATAGAAGTTGAAGTAAATCATCAGTTGTTAAAATGGTTGAAATATTCAGCAGGATATACCTATCTTGATAATGATTTTAAACAGCCTAAAGATCTTGTTTCAAGATATACTTTAGACAACCTGAAACATCAATTTATCGGAAAACTGGAAACCAAATTCCTGAAAAATTTTACCAATGAGCTTGTTTACAGATACAATGAGAGATTAAACAATAGAAGCTACAATCTACTGGACGAAAAAATAAGTTTTGCTAAAAAAGACTTTTCCGTGTACGTTTTAATCAATAACATCACCAATACAGAATATACTGAAACTTTTGGAGTGAAAATGCCAAAAAGATGGTTTCATCTAGGATTTACCTACAACATCAATATTAAGTAA
- a CDS encoding 3-hydroxyacyl-CoA dehydrogenase/enoyl-CoA hydratase family protein, with product MKRRIKHVTVLGSGIMGSGIAAHFANIGVEVSLLDIVPFELTEAEQKKGLTKEDKAVRNRIASENFEKLKKASPALLYSPKFADRIKVGNFDDDLPKIKNTDWIIEVVVERLDIKKSVYEKIEQFRKPGTLISSNTSGIPIHLLTEGRSDDFKHYFAGTHFFNPVRYLPLLEIIPTNDTLPEVIDFYMNYGAKFLGKTTVLAKDTPAFIANRIGVFSMMDLLHNVQKLGLTVSEVDKLTGPVIGRPKSATFRTADVVGLDTLVMVANGVRQSGAEANDFNDVFALPDYIQKMVDNKWLGSKTEQGFYKKVKNAEGKSEIHGLNLDTLEYELQGKSSFPTLELTKNIDKPIDRFKVLIGGKDKAGELYRKSLGALFAYVSHKVPEISDEVYKIDDAMRAGFGWENGPFEIWDAVGVQKGIELATEAGYQVSDWVKNVETFYKVNEEGQSIYVDKNSGEYNKIPGQDAFIILDNIRKNKTLWSNSGAAIEDLGDGIINFEIRSKMNSLGGEVLDGLNRAIDLAEKEYDGLVIGNQGANFSVGANLAMILMMAIEQDWDDLNMAIAYFQKSMMRVRYSSIPVVVAPHGMTLGGGCEMTMHADRVVAAAETYIGLVETGVGVIPGGGGTKELTLRTSREFHNDDVKNNRLRDAFMNIAMGKVATSAYEAYDMGILEKGKDIVSVSKNRQIAEAKKVAKLLAEQGYTQPIEQKVKVLGKDALGMFYVGTDQMLTGNYISEHDKKIADKLANVMVGGNLSEPTVVTEQYLLNLERETFLQLCGERKTLERIQYMLQNGKPLRN from the coding sequence ATGAAAAGAAGAATCAAACACGTTACAGTTCTTGGTTCAGGAATTATGGGAAGCGGTATTGCGGCTCACTTTGCCAATATTGGCGTAGAAGTTTCGCTCCTGGATATCGTTCCTTTTGAACTCACTGAAGCAGAACAGAAAAAAGGTTTGACCAAAGAGGATAAAGCGGTAAGGAACAGAATCGCTTCTGAAAACTTTGAAAAACTGAAAAAAGCCAGTCCGGCTCTACTCTATTCACCCAAATTTGCGGATAGAATAAAGGTTGGAAACTTTGATGACGATTTACCAAAAATAAAAAATACAGACTGGATTATTGAAGTTGTGGTTGAAAGACTTGACATCAAAAAGTCCGTTTACGAAAAAATCGAACAGTTCAGAAAACCGGGAACATTGATTTCTTCCAATACATCAGGAATTCCTATTCATCTTTTGACGGAAGGAAGAAGTGATGATTTTAAACACTATTTTGCAGGAACACACTTCTTTAATCCTGTAAGATACCTTCCTCTTTTAGAGATTATCCCAACCAACGATACGCTTCCGGAAGTTATAGACTTCTATATGAATTACGGAGCAAAATTCTTAGGGAAAACAACCGTTTTGGCAAAAGATACTCCTGCATTTATCGCCAACAGAATCGGAGTTTTCTCCATGATGGATTTGCTTCATAACGTTCAGAAATTAGGTTTGACGGTTTCTGAGGTTGATAAATTGACAGGTCCTGTTATCGGTCGTCCAAAATCTGCAACATTCAGAACTGCTGATGTTGTTGGTCTGGATACTTTGGTGATGGTGGCAAACGGCGTTCGCCAAAGTGGTGCCGAAGCAAATGATTTCAATGATGTTTTTGCGCTTCCTGACTATATCCAAAAGATGGTTGATAATAAATGGTTAGGTTCAAAAACAGAGCAAGGTTTCTACAAAAAAGTGAAAAATGCGGAAGGAAAATCTGAAATTCATGGGTTAAATCTTGATACTTTAGAATATGAGCTTCAAGGAAAATCTTCTTTCCCAACTTTAGAATTAACTAAAAATATTGACAAGCCGATTGATAGATTTAAAGTGTTGATTGGCGGAAAAGATAAGGCCGGAGAATTGTACAGAAAATCTTTGGGAGCATTATTCGCTTATGTTTCGCATAAAGTTCCGGAGATTTCTGATGAAGTTTACAAAATCGACGATGCCATGAGAGCCGGTTTCGGTTGGGAAAACGGACCATTTGAAATTTGGGATGCTGTTGGAGTTCAAAAAGGTATTGAATTGGCAACAGAAGCAGGTTATCAGGTTTCAGACTGGGTAAAAAATGTGGAGACTTTCTATAAAGTGAATGAGGAAGGACAAAGCATTTATGTTGATAAAAATTCAGGTGAATACAACAAAATCCCGGGCCAGGATGCTTTCATTATTTTAGATAATATCAGAAAAAATAAAACGCTTTGGAGCAATTCAGGGGCTGCAATCGAAGATTTAGGTGACGGAATTATCAACTTTGAGATCCGTTCTAAAATGAATTCTTTGGGAGGTGAAGTGTTGGATGGATTAAACAGAGCGATCGATTTAGCTGAAAAAGAATATGACGGTTTAGTAATCGGAAATCAGGGTGCAAATTTCTCTGTGGGAGCCAATTTAGCAATGATCTTAATGATGGCGATCGAACAGGATTGGGATGATTTGAATATGGCCATTGCTTACTTCCAGAAATCGATGATGAGAGTCCGCTACTCTTCTATTCCAGTTGTTGTTGCACCTCACGGAATGACGCTTGGTGGCGGTTGCGAAATGACAATGCACGCCGACCGAGTGGTTGCTGCAGCAGAAACCTATATTGGATTAGTTGAAACCGGAGTCGGAGTAATTCCTGGTGGTGGCGGAACGAAAGAGTTGACATTGAGAACTTCAAGAGAATTCCATAACGACGATGTGAAAAACAACAGACTTCGTGATGCTTTCATGAACATTGCGATGGGTAAAGTGGCAACTTCCGCTTATGAAGCCTACGACATGGGAATTCTTGAAAAAGGTAAGGACATCGTTTCTGTAAGTAAAAACAGACAGATTGCAGAGGCTAAAAAAGTAGCAAAACTATTAGCTGAACAGGGTTATACGCAACCTATCGAGCAGAAAGTAAAAGTTTTAGGTAAAGATGCATTAGGTATGTTCTACGTTGGAACCGACCAGATGCTAACCGGAAACTATATCTCTGAACACGACAAGAAAATTGCAGATAAATTAGCTAATGTAATGGTGGGAGGAAATCTTTCTGAGCCTACAGTTGTTACTGAGCAATATTTATTGAATTTAGAAAGAGAAACTTTCTTACAGCTTTGCGGGGAAAGAAAAACGTTGGAGAGAATTCAGTATATGTTACAGAATGGTAAACCGCTTAGAAATTAA
- a CDS encoding phosphohydrolase, with translation MTKEELLHKAIKIATKAHKGQTDKYHAPYIAHVMRVMEYGKTTDEKIVGVLHDVVEDHPSEFSLDYLRNEGFPEYIIFAISCLTKYDPEEDYDEFIKRTERSPLAVAVKMNDLRDNMDLRRVNRELTPKDIKRFNKYLKAYRYLTDKY, from the coding sequence ATGACAAAAGAAGAACTGCTTCATAAAGCAATTAAAATAGCAACTAAAGCACATAAAGGACAAACCGATAAATATCACGCTCCCTACATAGCTCACGTAATGCGTGTAATGGAATACGGTAAAACAACCGACGAAAAAATAGTAGGTGTTTTGCATGATGTTGTCGAAGATCATCCATCAGAATTCAGTCTGGATTATTTAAGGAATGAAGGCTTTCCCGAATACATAATTTTCGCAATAAGCTGCCTGACAAAATATGATCCGGAAGAAGATTACGATGAATTTATTAAAAGAACCGAAAGATCTCCTTTGGCTGTAGCTGTAAAAATGAATGATCTCCGGGACAATATGGATCTGAGGAGAGTGAACAGAGAGCTTACTCCCAAAGATATTAAGAGATTTAATAAATATCTGAAAGCTTACCGCTATCTTACTGACAAGTATTAA
- a CDS encoding acyl-CoA dehydrogenase family protein, whose translation MTTLNKTLKGGEFLIKEIQANDIFSLEELSEEQKMLRDSAKEFIDREVVPQKERFEKKDYAFTEETMRKLGEMGLLGIAVPENYGGLGMGFVTTMLACDYISGVTGSLATAYGAHTGIGTLPIVLYGTEAQKQKYLPDLATGTKFGAYCLTEPDAGSDANSGKTRAKLSEDGKHYIINGQKMWISNAGFADTFTLFAKIDDDKNITGFVINRSELENPGSLTFGEEEHKLGIRASSTRQVFFNDMKIPVENLLGERNNGFKIALNALNVGRIKLAAACLDAQRRILNHSIQYSNERKQFGVSISTFGAIRKKIAEMATGVFVSEAGSYRAAKNIEDKIEELVAGGLDHQAAELKGVEEFAVECSILKVFVSDLAQHTADEGIQVYGGMGFSEDTPMEAAWRDSRISRIYEGTNEINRLLAVGMLIKRAMKGELDLLSPAMAISKELMGIPSFEVPDYSAFMSEEKAIIANLKKVFLMVSGAALQKYMMDIEKQQHLLLNASEILNQIYMAESAVLRAEKHFSPDSVEAAMAQLNLYKAVEKIIVAAKEGIISFAEGDEQRMMLSGLRRFTKYTNHPNVVALTEKVAAHYIDKGAY comes from the coding sequence ATGACTACACTTAATAAAACACTGAAAGGAGGTGAGTTTTTAATAAAAGAAATTCAGGCTAATGATATCTTCTCTTTGGAAGAACTTTCTGAAGAGCAAAAAATGCTTCGTGATTCGGCGAAAGAATTTATAGATAGAGAGGTGGTACCTCAGAAAGAACGTTTCGAGAAAAAAGATTATGCATTTACGGAAGAAACAATGCGCAAACTTGGAGAAATGGGGCTTTTAGGAATTGCTGTTCCTGAAAATTATGGAGGTCTTGGAATGGGATTTGTGACAACGATGTTAGCTTGCGACTATATTTCCGGTGTTACAGGGTCATTGGCAACGGCTTACGGGGCGCATACAGGAATCGGTACTTTGCCGATCGTTCTTTATGGAACGGAAGCTCAAAAACAAAAATATCTTCCGGATCTGGCAACAGGAACAAAATTCGGAGCGTATTGCTTGACTGAACCGGATGCAGGTTCTGATGCTAACTCAGGAAAAACCAGAGCAAAATTGTCTGAAGACGGGAAACATTATATCATTAACGGGCAGAAAATGTGGATTTCCAATGCAGGATTTGCAGATACATTCACTTTATTTGCAAAAATTGATGATGATAAAAACATTACTGGTTTTGTAATCAACCGTTCGGAACTGGAAAATCCTGGAAGCTTGACTTTTGGTGAGGAAGAACACAAACTAGGTATTCGTGCCTCTTCAACCCGCCAGGTTTTCTTCAACGATATGAAAATCCCTGTTGAAAACCTTTTAGGAGAAAGAAATAACGGATTTAAAATCGCTTTAAATGCATTGAACGTTGGTCGTATCAAATTGGCAGCGGCTTGTCTGGATGCTCAGAGAAGAATTTTAAACCACTCTATTCAATATTCAAACGAGAGAAAACAGTTTGGGGTTTCTATCTCGACTTTCGGAGCGATCAGAAAGAAAATTGCTGAAATGGCGACCGGAGTTTTCGTAAGTGAGGCTGGTTCTTACAGAGCAGCAAAAAATATTGAAGACAAAATCGAAGAACTGGTTGCAGGAGGACTTGATCATCAGGCAGCAGAATTAAAAGGTGTTGAAGAATTTGCAGTAGAATGTTCAATTCTTAAAGTTTTCGTTTCAGATTTGGCTCAACATACAGCTGATGAAGGAATTCAGGTATACGGAGGAATGGGATTCTCAGAAGATACGCCAATGGAAGCGGCTTGGAGAGACTCAAGAATTTCAAGAATTTATGAAGGAACTAACGAAATCAACAGACTTTTAGCAGTTGGAATGTTGATCAAGAGAGCGATGAAAGGAGAATTAGACTTATTATCTCCGGCAATGGCCATCAGCAAAGAACTTATGGGAATTCCGTCATTTGAAGTTCCTGATTATTCTGCATTCATGAGTGAAGAAAAAGCAATCATTGCCAATCTTAAGAAGGTGTTCTTAATGGTTTCAGGAGCTGCTCTTCAAAAATATATGATGGATATTGAAAAACAGCAACATTTATTGTTGAATGCTTCTGAAATCCTTAACCAGATCTACATGGCAGAGTCTGCCGTATTGAGAGCTGAAAAACACTTCTCTCCTGATTCTGTGGAAGCTGCAATGGCTCAATTGAACCTTTACAAAGCAGTTGAAAAAATCATCGTAGCGGCAAAAGAAGGAATTATTTCTTTTGCTGAAGGCGACGAGCAGAGAATGATGCTTTCAGGATTGAGAAGATTCACGAAATATACAAATCATCCGAATGTAGTGGCATTAACAGAAAAAGTTGCTGCTCATTATATTGACAAAGGAGCTTACTAG
- a CDS encoding acetyl-CoA C-acyltransferase → MSKQAYIVKGFRTAVGKAPKGSLRFTRPDVMAATVIEKLMAELPQLDKNRIDDLIVGNAMPEAEQGLNVARLISLMGLNTDKVPGVTVNRYCASGSEAIAIASAKIQAGMADCIIAGGTESMSYIPMGGYKPVPETDIAKTNPDYYWGMGYTAEEVAKQYKITREEQDQFAFESHMKALKANQEGRFASQIVPIPVEYNFLDENQKMQTKKFDFSVDEGPRADTSLEGLAKLRPVFANGGSVTAGNSSQMSDGAAFVMVMSEEMVKELGLQPEARLVAYAAAGLEPRIMGMGPIYAIPKALKQAGLELKDIELIELNEAFASQSVAIKKELGLNPDILNVNGGAIALGHPLGCTGTKLTVQLLDEMRKRGNKYGMVSMCVGTGQGAASIFELL, encoded by the coding sequence ATGTCAAAACAAGCATATATAGTAAAAGGATTTAGAACAGCGGTAGGAAAAGCGCCTAAAGGTTCCCTTCGTTTTACTCGTCCCGATGTAATGGCGGCAACCGTAATTGAAAAATTAATGGCTGAGCTTCCGCAATTAGATAAAAACAGAATCGATGACCTTATCGTAGGAAATGCAATGCCGGAAGCTGAACAGGGCTTAAATGTGGCACGTCTTATTTCCTTAATGGGTTTAAATACTGATAAAGTTCCCGGAGTAACGGTGAACAGATATTGCGCATCGGGAAGCGAAGCAATTGCGATTGCATCTGCAAAAATTCAGGCAGGAATGGCAGATTGTATCATTGCAGGAGGTACAGAATCAATGTCTTACATTCCGATGGGTGGGTACAAACCAGTTCCTGAAACGGATATTGCCAAAACAAACCCTGATTACTATTGGGGAATGGGTTATACTGCAGAAGAAGTTGCAAAACAATACAAAATTACAAGGGAAGAACAGGATCAGTTTGCTTTTGAATCTCATATGAAAGCTTTAAAAGCAAATCAGGAAGGCAGATTTGCCAGCCAGATCGTTCCGATTCCTGTTGAATATAATTTCCTGGATGAAAACCAGAAAATGCAGACGAAAAAGTTTGATTTCTCAGTTGATGAAGGTCCTAGAGCAGATACTTCTTTGGAAGGTCTGGCTAAATTAAGACCAGTTTTCGCGAATGGAGGAAGTGTAACTGCCGGAAATTCATCGCAAATGAGTGATGGTGCTGCTTTCGTAATGGTGATGAGCGAAGAAATGGTAAAAGAACTAGGATTACAACCGGAAGCAAGATTAGTCGCTTATGCTGCAGCTGGATTAGAGCCAAGAATCATGGGGATGGGACCGATTTATGCGATTCCAAAAGCATTGAAACAGGCTGGCTTAGAATTAAAAGATATTGAGCTGATAGAATTGAACGAAGCCTTTGCCTCTCAATCGGTTGCTATTAAAAAAGAATTAGGTTTAAACCCGGATATTCTAAATGTAAATGGAGGTGCAATCGCTTTGGGGCACCCGCTTGGATGTACCGGAACAAAATTAACCGTTCAGCTTCTTGACGAAATGAGAAAACGCGGAAATAAATACGGAATGGTTTCCATGTGCGTTGGAACAGGACAAGGTGCTGCTTCAATTTTTGAATTACTTTAA